The following nucleotide sequence is from Pseudomonas sp. RC10.
CCAGCCAGTAGATCGGGACCAGCAGAAACAGCAGGTAGATCCACAGCGGCACGACTTTACGAAGATTCATGGGCCGCTCCTCAGTTCTTTTCGCCGTGGGTCATGGCGGTGTAGAACACCCACGACACCAGCAGGATGATCAGGAAATACACCAGCGAGAACGCCGCCGCCGGGCCCAGGTCGAACTGGCCGAGCGCCATGGTGGTCAGGGTCTGGCTGAGGAAAGTCGTCGAGTTGCCCGGCCCGCCCCCAGTGAGTACGAACGGCTCGGTGTAGATCATGAAGCTGTCCATGAAGCGCAGCATCACCGCGATCAGCAGCACGCTCTTCATCTTCGGCAACTGGATGTGTCGGAAAACCGCCCAGTTCGATGCCCGATCGATCCGCGCAGCCTGGTAGTACACGTCCGGAATCGCCCGTAAACCCGAGTAGCACAGCAGCGCTACCAGCGAGGTCCAGTGCCAGACGTCGATGATCAGCACCGTCACCCAGGCATCCGAGGCATTGGCCGCGTAGTTGTAGCTGACGTGCAGCACGTTGTTGAGAAACCAGCCCAGCAGGCCGATGTCGCCACGGCCGAAAATCTGCCAGATGGTGCCAACCACGTTGAAGGGGATCAGCAGCGGAATGGTCATCACGATCAGGCACACCGAAGACCAGCGACCCTTGGTCGGCATGGTCAGCGCAATGGCAATGCCCAGCGGGATTTCGATCAGCAGCACGCAGGCCGAATAGATGAACTGGCGCAGCAGCGAATCGTGCAGGCGCGGGTCCTGCAACACCTGCCTGAACCAGTCGGTACCGACGAAATAGCGGCTGGACTGGTCGAAGATGTCCTGCACCGAATAGTTGACCACGGTCATCATCGGGATGATGGCGCTGAACGCCACCAACAGAAACACCGGCAGCACCAGCCACCAGGCCTTGTTGTTCTGCACCTTACTCATGGGGCACCTCGCTGGCCGACGCTGCATTGGCGTCGGCTTCCAGCAGAAATTCATCGGCGTAGAGCATCAACCACTGGGCCGGAAAACTGATCCAGGCCTGGCCTTGCGGCACCGGTTTGTCTTCCTGCAGGCGGACCTTCAGCGATTGCCCGGCCAGGTTCAGGGTGAGGATTTTGTAGGTCCCCAAGTCCTCGACATAGGTCACGTCGGCGCACATGGCGTCGTCGAACGGCCCATCCCAAACATGGACGAACTCGGGCCGGATGCCGACCTTGAGGGTGCTCCACTTCGTGACGGCCAGACGCTGTTGCAGGGCTTCCGGCAAAGGCAGATGAATGCCGCCGAAGCCCACGCCGCCTGCTTCAGGCTTGACCTCAATGAGGTTCATGCCGGGGCTGCCGATGAAGTAACCGACAAAGGTGTGATGGGGTTTTTCGAACAGCTCACGCGGGGTGCCGAACTGCACGATCTGGCCGCCGTACATGACCGCGATCTTGTCGGCGAAGGTCGAAGCCTCCAACTGATCGTGGGTGACGTAGACCATGGTGATGTTGAACTGCTCGTGGATCTGCTTGAGCTTGCGCCGCAGTTTCCACTTCAGGTGCGGGTCGATCACGGTCAGCGGTTCGTCGAACAGGATCGCCGACACGTCGTCGCGCACCAGACCGCGGCCCATGGAGACTTTCTGTTTCTCGTCAGCCGTGAGGCCCTTGGCCTTCTTTTTCAGCAGCGGTTGCAGGTCCAATACATCGGCGATTTCCTGCACTTTGATCTGAATTTTCGCCTCGGCCATGCCCTGATTGCGCAGGGGAAAGGCGAGGTTGTCGTACACCGTCATGGTGTCGTAGACCACCGGAAACTGGAAAACCTGAGCGATATTGCGCTGCTCCGGCGACATGTCGTTGACCACGGTAGTGTCGAACATCACCCTGCCTTCCGACGGGCTGAGCAGGCCGGAAATGATGTTGAGCAAGGTCGATTTGCCACATCCAGACGGGCCGAGCAAGGCATAGGCCCCGCCCTGCTCCCAGATGTGAGTCATCTCGCGGATTGCGTAGTCTTCAGGGCCAGTGGGGTTTGCGCTGTAGCTGTGCGCGAGTTGTTGCAAGCGGATCTCGGCCATCAGGCAACCCTCGCCATGCGCAGGCCCGGTGCCTGGATAAGCCCGCCCTGCTGATCGAACACGAATAATTTGTGAGTCGGGATGTACACGCGAATCGGCGTGTCGACGTCGTACTCGTGCACCCCCGGCAGGTGCAGGACCAACGAGAAATGCTCGTTACGCACGTGAAGGAACGTTTCCGAGCCGCTGATCTCCGCCAGTTCCACGGTAACCGCCAGTTCCAGATCGTCGTCGTTGGACGGTACGAGACTCAGGTGGCTGGGGCGCACACCAAAACCGTATTCGCCATCGCCGATCTTGCGCAGGTCAACGTTGAGCGGGAAATGCACGAAATTGGCGAAGCTCACTTCGTTGCCATCGATACGGCCCGGCATCAGGTTGATCGGCGGCTCGGAGAACAGCTCGGCGGCCAGCACGGTTTTCGGCTGATGGTAGACCTCAGGGGTCTTGCCGCTCTGGATCAGCCGGCCTTCGTGCAGGATCGTCGTAGTGCCGCCCAGCGCCAGCGCTTCGTTGGGCTCGGTGGTGGCGTAGACCGCGATGGTGTTGCGGGTCTCGAACAGCTGGCGCATTTCCTGACGCAGCTCTTCGCGCAATTTGTAGTCGAGGTTGACCAGCGGCTCGTCGAACAGAATCAGCTCGGCGTCTTTCACCAGCGCCCGCGCCATGGCCGTACGCTGCTGCTGGCCGCCGGAGAGTTCGAGGGGGTAGCGGCTGAGGAACTTCTCGATTCGCAGCATCTTGGCGGTTTCCCGCACGCGGCTGTCGATTTCGTCTTTCGACATTTTGGCCTGGCGCAGTGGCGAGGCGATGTTGTCGTAGACGGTCATGCTCGGGTAGTTGATGAATTGCTGATAAACCATCGACACATTGCGATGACGCACCGCAACCTGGGTGACATCTTTGCCATTCATCAGTACGCGGCCGCTGTCTGGCTTGTCCAGACCGGCCATCAAGCGCATCAGGCTGGTTTTGCCTGATAAGGTGCGCCCCAGCAATACGTTGAATGAGCCGGGTTCGAAGCTCAGCGACGCATCGTCGATCCAGATTTGACCGTCGACGGCTCGGCTGACGTGCTCAAGCGTGAGAGACATGGCGTGCCCTTTTTATTTGTCTTGTTCGGGGTGAAGCGGTTGGTCTGTTTTTTAACGACCACGTGTTGGATAGCGACAATCGTGCCAATCGACGTTCGCTAACGAACACTGCCTCGAAACCTGCGATATAGAGCGATCAGGGCGAATGAGCTTGTTCGCCAATATTCGTTGCTGAACATAAGTGAACAGGAAAGGCTGAACACCTGAACAAAATGAACATTGACTTTGAACAATCCTGAACAACAATGGGTGAACGTTTCGAGCACGGATGCTTGGCCCACGCCGTACCCCAAAAACAATAATAGCTACCGGACGGAGCCAGACCATGGCCGCTACAGGCGCATCCACTGCTCACGACACCATCATTCGGGACTCATGGGCCCGCTGCCGAGAGTTCGGCCTGGACCATCAGTCACGCCCCGCCTTCAATCGGCTGCCTGAACAGCAGGTTTCTCAGCTGCTGGAACGCCATCAGTCGCTGGTGCAGACCACCCATCAACAGGTGCTGCCCTTCTACGAGAACATTCTCAGCAACTCCAACTGCCTGATTCTGCTGGCTGACCAACAAGGCCAGGTGCTCAATTCGTGGGGCACCAAGCGCTTCGTCGAACCGGATCAGCAGCGGGGGTTCATCGCCGGGGCCAGTTGGCTCGAACGCGGGGTCGGCACCAACGCCATCGGCACGGCGCTGGCCTGTGAACAGGCTGTTCACATTGAACACGATGAACACTTTTTGAAGGCCAACCGTTTCATGACGGGCTCTGCGGCGCCGATTTTCGATGCCTCGCGCCGTATGGTCGCGGTGCTCGATGTGTCCAGCGACAGCTTCCTGCCACCCTCCCACACGCTGGGGATGGTGAAGATGATGAGCCAGACCATTGAGAACCGGCTGATCCTGGACCAGTTCCAGCACGGCTATTTTCAGATGACGTTCAACACCGGGCTGAACAACCTCGACAGCCAATGGGCTGGTTTGCTGGTATTCGATGAAAGCGGCCGTATCGTTTGCGCCAATCGCCGGGCCGACAACCTCTTGGGCGTACGTCTGGTGCAGGCCAACATCGAGCAACTGTTCAAGGCGCCCATTGCGCATTTGCTCGATCAGCAGGAAGGTCAGCCTTTCGCGCTGCAAGCCTCGGGGCATAACCGGTTTCACGGGGTGATCAAACGGCCCAAGGCCCCAGTGCTGAAATTCAGGGCTGCGACTGAGCTGAAGAAACCCGACACCGCCCCGCCCGGTTTTGGCGATGAAAAGGTTGCGAAAGCCACGCGGCAAGCGCAGCGTTTGTTAGAGAAAAACGTGCCGCTGTTGATTCTCGGCGAGACTGGCGCGGGCAAAGAAGTGTTCGTCAAACACCTGCATCAACGCAGCTCCCGGGCTGATCAGCCGTTCATTGCGGTGAACTGCGCCGCCATTCCCTCGGAGTTGGTGGAGGCCGAGCTGTTCGGTTACGAAAAAGGCGCGTTCACGGGCGCTCACCAGAAAGGGAGCGTCGGCCTGATTCGCAAGGCGGACAAGGGCACGCTGTTTCTCGATGAAATCGGCGACATGCCCCTGCCCGTCCAGGCCCGTTTGCTGCGCGTGCTGCAGGAGCGTTGCGTGCAACCGCTGGGCAGCAGCGAGTTGTTTCCGGTGGACATTCGGGTGATTTCCGCAACCCACTGTTCGCTGCGCGAACAGGTGCAGAGCGGGCGTTTCCGGCAGGATTTGTACTACCGCATCAGCGGCTTGAACCTTGAATTGCCGCCCCTGCGCGACCGTACCGACAAGGCGGAACTGGTGCAGATGATCTGGCAGCAGCATCGCGAACCCCAGCAGACGGCGGGCTTCGAGTCGTCGGTGTTGGCGTTGTTCGAGCGGCATCCGTGGCCGGGGAATTTGCGTCAGTTGAGCAATGTGATTCAGGTGGCGCTGGCGCTGGCGGATGACGAGCCGATTTCTACCGAGCATCTGCCGGAGGACTTCTTTGCTGATCTGGAGCTCGCCGATCTGGAGATGCAGAGCGAGAACAGCGAGCGGGTGACGGCGTTCAATCGTAAGGCCGCGCTAGATACGCCGGAGGAGTTGAACGAGCTGCTGCAGGCGGCCGGGGGGAATATTTCGCAGCTGGCCAAGCGGCTGGGGGTGAGTCGGAATACCTTGTACAAACGGCTGCGCGAACAGGGTTTCTGATTCGAGATAAGTGGCGCCTGACCCGACGCCTTCGCGAATGAATTCGCTCCCACAGGTTGATCGCGTTTCGAGATTCGAGATCGTTCCCACGCGGAGCGTGGGGACGATCAGCAAAAGCGGTGTGTCAGCGCCATCGCCTTCGCCACTGTCGTAACCTCCAGAAGCTCCCACAGGTTCGGTGTCGATCACAAAACCTGTGGGAGACGCCGGAGGTTACGACGGCAGCGAAGGCGGTGCGACTGACACACCGCTCTCACCTCGCTGGAATCAATCCGCCAATCGCCAGGTCGTTGCGCCTTTGCCGTCTTCCAGCACCACGCCCATGGCGGTGAGCTGGTCGCGGATGCGGTCGGATTCGGCCCAGTTCTTGTCAACGCGAGCCTGCAGACGCGCTGCAATCAGCGCTTCCACTTCCGCCGCATCGACACGGCCTTCAGCGCCTGCGCGCAGGAAGTCGTCGGCTTCAAGCTGCAACACGCCCAGCACGCTGGCCAGTTGCTTCAGGCGCGCCGCCAGACCGGCCGCAGCCGTGACATCGCTGTCACGCAGGCGGTTGATCTCGCGGACCATCTCGAACAGCACCGCACAGGCTTCCGGCGTGCCGAAGTCGTCGTTCATCGCCGCCGAGAAACGTTCGACGAACGCCTCACCACCGGCAGGCTCGGCGACCGGCAAGCCTTTGAGCGCGTGATAGAAACGCTCCAGCGCGCCCTTCGACTCTTTCAGGCTGTCTTCGGAGTAGTTGATCGCACTGCGGTAGTGGCTCGACACCAACAGGTAGCGCACCACTTCCGGATGGTATTTATCCAGCACGTCGCGGATGGTGAAGAAGTTGTTCAGAGACTTGGACATCTTCTCGCCATTGATGCGGATCATGCCGCAGTGCATCCAGGCGTTGGCGTAGGTCTTGCCGGTGGCCGCTTCGCTTTGGGCGATTTCGTTTTCGTGGTGCGGGAATTCCAGGTCGGAGCCGCCGCCATGAATGTCGAAGGTCTCGCCGAGGCAGCAGGTGGACATCACCGAGCATTCGATGTGCCAGCCCGGACGACCGGCGCCCCACGGCGATTCCCAGCTCGGCTCGCCCGGCTTGACGCCTTTCCACAACACGAAGTCCAGCGGGTCGTCTTTCGCTTCGTCGACCTCGATCCGCGCACCGATGCGCAAATCTTCGATCTTCTTGCGCGACAGCTTGCCGTAGCCCAGGAATTTGCCGACGCGGTAGTACACGTCGCCATTGCCCGGCGCGTAGGCGTAGCCCTTGTCGATCAGGCTCTGGATCATGTCGTGCATGCCGCCGATGTAATCGGTGGCACGCGGCTCCATGTCGGGCTTGAGGATGTTCAGGCGCGCTTCGTCCTCGTGCATCGCGTCGATCATGCGCGCGGTCAGCTCATCGAACGCTTCGCCTTTTTCACGGGCGCGGTTGATGATCTTGTCGTCGATGTCGGTGATGTTGCGCACGTAGGTCAGGTCGTAGCCGCTGAAACGCAACCAGCGGGTGACCAGGTCGAACGCGACCATGCTGCGGCCGTGGCCCAGGTGGCAATAGTCGTACACGGTCATGCCGCAGACGTACATGCGCACTTTGTTGCCGTCCAACGGCTTGAAGACTTCTTTGCTCTTGGTGAGCGTGTTGTAAATGGAAAGCACGTTCTGCCTCTTATCTGTACGGCATCAAGTCCACGCGTCACGCAGCGTGACGGTGCGGTTGAATACCGGCTGACCGGGTTTCGAGTCCTTGATGTCCGCGCAGAAATACCCTTCGCGTTCGAACTGGAAACGGTCTTCCGGCTGAGCTTCACCCAAGGAAGGTTCAGCCCGACAACCGGTCAGGACCTGCAAGGAGCCTGGATTGATGTTGTCCAGGAAGGTCTTGCCCTCTTCTGCCTTTTCCGGGTTCGCGGAGAGGAACAGACGGTCGTACAGACGCACTTCACATTCAATGCTTTCAGCGGCGGGGACCCAGTGGACCACGCCCTTGACCTTACGGCCTTCCGGGTTCTTGCCCAGAGTGTCCGGGTCGTACGAGCAGCGCAGTTCGACGATGTTGCCCTCGGCGTCCTTGATCGCCTCGTCGGCGCGGATCACGTAGCTGCCACGCAGGCGCACTTCACCGTTCGGCTCCAGGCGTTTGTAGCCCTTCGGCGGCTCTTCCATGTAGTCGTCGCGGTCGATGTAGATCTCGCGGGAGAACGGCAGCTTGCGCACGCCCAGTTCTTCTTTCTGTGGATGACGCGGCAGTTCGAGGTGATCGACCTTGTCTTCCGGATAGTTAGTGATCACGACCTTCAATGGACGCAGCACGCACATCGCACGCGGGGCGTTGTGGTCCAAGTCCTGACGGATGCTGAATTCGAGCATGCCGAAATCGACCACGCCGTCGGAACGGTTG
It contains:
- a CDS encoding sugar ABC transporter permease, with product MSKVQNNKAWWLVLPVFLLVAFSAIIPMMTVVNYSVQDIFDQSSRYFVGTDWFRQVLQDPRLHDSLLRQFIYSACVLLIEIPLGIAIALTMPTKGRWSSVCLIVMTIPLLIPFNVVGTIWQIFGRGDIGLLGWFLNNVLHVSYNYAANASDAWVTVLIIDVWHWTSLVALLCYSGLRAIPDVYYQAARIDRASNWAVFRHIQLPKMKSVLLIAVMLRFMDSFMIYTEPFVLTGGGPGNSTTFLSQTLTTMALGQFDLGPAAAFSLVYFLIILLVSWVFYTAMTHGEKN
- a CDS encoding ABC transporter ATP-binding protein, with protein sequence MAEIRLQQLAHSYSANPTGPEDYAIREMTHIWEQGGAYALLGPSGCGKSTLLNIISGLLSPSEGRVMFDTTVVNDMSPEQRNIAQVFQFPVVYDTMTVYDNLAFPLRNQGMAEAKIQIKVQEIADVLDLQPLLKKKAKGLTADEKQKVSMGRGLVRDDVSAILFDEPLTVIDPHLKWKLRRKLKQIHEQFNITMVYVTHDQLEASTFADKIAVMYGGQIVQFGTPRELFEKPHHTFVGYFIGSPGMNLIEVKPEAGGVGFGGIHLPLPEALQQRLAVTKWSTLKVGIRPEFVHVWDGPFDDAMCADVTYVEDLGTYKILTLNLAGQSLKVRLQEDKPVPQGQAWISFPAQWLMLYADEFLLEADANAASASEVPHE
- a CDS encoding ABC transporter ATP-binding protein, encoding MSLTLEHVSRAVDGQIWIDDASLSFEPGSFNVLLGRTLSGKTSLMRLMAGLDKPDSGRVLMNGKDVTQVAVRHRNVSMVYQQFINYPSMTVYDNIASPLRQAKMSKDEIDSRVRETAKMLRIEKFLSRYPLELSGGQQQRTAMARALVKDAELILFDEPLVNLDYKLREELRQEMRQLFETRNTIAVYATTEPNEALALGGTTTILHEGRLIQSGKTPEVYHQPKTVLAAELFSEPPINLMPGRIDGNEVSFANFVHFPLNVDLRKIGDGEYGFGVRPSHLSLVPSNDDDLELAVTVELAEISGSETFLHVRNEHFSLVLHLPGVHEYDVDTPIRVYIPTHKLFVFDQQGGLIQAPGLRMARVA
- a CDS encoding sigma-54-dependent Fis family transcriptional regulator, which gives rise to MAATGASTAHDTIIRDSWARCREFGLDHQSRPAFNRLPEQQVSQLLERHQSLVQTTHQQVLPFYENILSNSNCLILLADQQGQVLNSWGTKRFVEPDQQRGFIAGASWLERGVGTNAIGTALACEQAVHIEHDEHFLKANRFMTGSAAPIFDASRRMVAVLDVSSDSFLPPSHTLGMVKMMSQTIENRLILDQFQHGYFQMTFNTGLNNLDSQWAGLLVFDESGRIVCANRRADNLLGVRLVQANIEQLFKAPIAHLLDQQEGQPFALQASGHNRFHGVIKRPKAPVLKFRAATELKKPDTAPPGFGDEKVAKATRQAQRLLEKNVPLLILGETGAGKEVFVKHLHQRSSRADQPFIAVNCAAIPSELVEAELFGYEKGAFTGAHQKGSVGLIRKADKGTLFLDEIGDMPLPVQARLLRVLQERCVQPLGSSELFPVDIRVISATHCSLREQVQSGRFRQDLYYRISGLNLELPPLRDRTDKAELVQMIWQQHREPQQTAGFESSVLALFERHPWPGNLRQLSNVIQVALALADDEPISTEHLPEDFFADLELADLEMQSENSERVTAFNRKAALDTPEELNELLQAAGGNISQLAKRLGVSRNTLYKRLREQGF
- the cysS gene encoding cysteine--tRNA ligase, which encodes MLSIYNTLTKSKEVFKPLDGNKVRMYVCGMTVYDYCHLGHGRSMVAFDLVTRWLRFSGYDLTYVRNITDIDDKIINRAREKGEAFDELTARMIDAMHEDEARLNILKPDMEPRATDYIGGMHDMIQSLIDKGYAYAPGNGDVYYRVGKFLGYGKLSRKKIEDLRIGARIEVDEAKDDPLDFVLWKGVKPGEPSWESPWGAGRPGWHIECSVMSTCCLGETFDIHGGGSDLEFPHHENEIAQSEAATGKTYANAWMHCGMIRINGEKMSKSLNNFFTIRDVLDKYHPEVVRYLLVSSHYRSAINYSEDSLKESKGALERFYHALKGLPVAEPAGGEAFVERFSAAMNDDFGTPEACAVLFEMVREINRLRDSDVTAAAGLAARLKQLASVLGVLQLEADDFLRAGAEGRVDAAEVEALIAARLQARVDKNWAESDRIRDQLTAMGVVLEDGKGATTWRLAD